The genome window TAAGACTTTGATTGATATTATAAGGAGTGACTTCTTCTGCCTGATTTGTATTACCAATAATAGAAGAGAAGAGATTCTGTCGCTGCCTATCGTTTGAAATACGACCTAAAACATCATATTCCAATTGATTACTAAAATTAGGTTGATAGGAAGCGCTTAATTTTACCAGCCCTTGATTAGAACGTTCGTTATTGTTTTGCTCTGTAAGCTCATCAGGAATACCTAAATCTTCATTGGTATACTGAACAAAACTAGTTTCTTTAGAAGCAATCTGGCTGCTGTTAAAGATGACAAATCCACTTAAATCTAAAGTTGGGTTTGCAGCATAACTAAAATTTGCTGAAGCCAATTGATTTTCAATTTCAACGGCATTATTTTGATTAGTTAAAAAATTAAGACTGTTATCTCCTAAATTAATATCAGTTCCACTGCTCCTACTAGGAGATCTAAAACCACCACCAAAATTCCGAATATCTCTTCTGGTTAATGCTAGTTCTCCAGTATTGTTCAAATCACCTATAAAATTGATGCTGTATTTAGGAGTATAGTAAAATAATTTAGGCTGTAATAAATAGAGTTCTTTATCAGGAGCACTTCCGGCACCCACCGTAACATCACCAAACCAGAAGTTTTCTTTTCCTTCTTTGAGCTTGATGTTGAGCGCTACGTTATCTTGATTATTGGTCACTCCACGTAACTGGCCTACCTCAGAATAATTACGCAGTACTTGAATTTTGTCCACTGCTTTAGCAGGGATGTTTTTTGAAGCTAATTTGGTGTCGCCGTCAAAGAAATCCTTCCCATTTACCATGAGTTTATTGACTACTTTCCCTTCTACTTCTATTTGTCCATCCTCATTGATTTCCACACCTGGAAGGTTGGCTAGAATATCTTCTAATTTTCTTTCTGATCCATTTTGAAAAGAATCTGCATTGTAAGTAACCGTATCTCCTTTTATGGTTACTGGCATTTCATAAATGAGCTCAATAGCGTCTAAAGAGTTTTCTGCATATAAGGTATAATCTTTTGTAATATCAACTTCTTTAACAACAAGAGACTCTTCAAGAGTTTTCATCGCAACATAACTGATTTGTATCTTATAAGTGACGTTCTTTTTTAAAGATAAAGAGTACTTACCTAAGTCATTAGTAACTCCGTAGGACTCTAGTGCCTTTGTTTCTTGATTAAAGGCTACAATACTAGCGAGTTCTAGCGGTTGTTTTAAACTGTCTCTAACAACTCCTTGCAATTTAACTTGAGCAAAGGAAAAATTTGCTGCTATTAAAAGCAGTAAAAAACATATTTTCTTCATTATAGGTAATCCTTGAAATGGAAATAAAAAAGCTGTAATTGTTCTTCTTAACCTCTTCTTCTTCCTCGGTTATTTCTCATCTCCATCATTTTACCTACAATAGTCTCCTTATAAGACACTTTAGTAATTTCTTTTCCATTATCAGGAGCTTCTATTTCAATTTTCTCTTTTGGATTCATCACGATTTTTGTACATAACATGGTCGTATCTCCTGCACTTACTTCTAATATAAGTCCTGGTAACCCCCAGTATTCTGCAGGGCCGTGACCTACTGGTATTTGAAGAGTATACCATGCTTCCACTTTAGTAGATGGTATTTCTTCTATTTCAATTGTTTCTGTAGTTACTGAATCACCTTCGGTAGCTGCGGGCTTTTCTTCACTTTCTTCATTGTTGTTTGTTATTTCACTCCAAGAAAATGAATACCATGTCAACTCTGTATTAGGAATGATCGCCGTAGCTTTAAAACACATGTACTTTCCTATTTGTTTGGTTTCAGAGCCCAATTTCCAATCTATAGCAGCAAGCTTGTCTTTTACTAGAAATTGCTTGCCATAAAACTCTTGGCTTTGTACCAGTTCATTTTTCTTTACGTTCTTGTATTGTTCTCCTGCTGCAAAATTATTACCCCATGAGTCAGTCGCTCCAGACATAGCGTCTAACTTTTCCTTTTCATCAAAAACAGATTCTTCTTTATTGAAGTTTAAGACATAAGTCTTTTCAAGTCTATTTTTTAAACGTGATTGCATTTGTTTCTTTTGTTCTTCACTCATCCTAGCACCCCAAGTTCCCAAATCCATTCTGGTTTTAGAAATATATACCGCTTGACCTTGAAATTCTTGAACTTCAAGTTGAGATGGAAAAAGAAATAGAGAAGCGACTACGCTAACTAAAAAAATAATAGATTTCATTATAGTGGTTATTAGATCATTGTTTGTCAAAAATATACAAACACTAAACACGATTGGACTATTTCTCAAAACATTAACAGACCTATTACAATAATAAAAAACAAAAGATCTACGATTTACCAATCCTAATCTTGGAAATAATCTTTCCACTTGGAGCGCTGATACTTGTTACATAATTGTTTTAAAGAAGAAAACAGGAACTCTTTCGCTTTCTTAGCATGCCAGCCTTTAGGCAAGGCGAGAAAACTGACACATCAAAATAATAAAAGTAAAATTCAAAATTACTTAAAAGCGATTAGCGATGGCATTCTATAAAGAATCACATTAATTTAATTCCTGTTCTCAATATCCTTATACGCCTCAATAACTTTTTTCACCAATCTATGGCGCACCACATCGCTATCATCCAGGTACATCATTCCTACCCCGTTGACATTTTTAAGAATTAAAAGAGCTTCTTTGAGTCCAGAAGTTACTCGGCGTGGTAAATCAATCTGCCCGGGGTCGCCAGTGATGAAAAATTTAGCATCTTTACCCATACGGGTCAAGAACATCTTCATTTGTGCATGAGTCGTATTTTGAGATTCATCGAGAATCACATAAGCATGATCTAGCGTTCTACCGCGCATAAAAGCGAGTGGTGCAATTTGAATGGTTCCTTTTTCAATATAGGTTGTAAGGCGTTCGGCGGGAATCATATCCCGTAATGCATCATAAATAGGCTGCATATAAGGGTCTAATTTCTCTTTGAGATCTCCTGGAAGAAAACCTAAATTCTCTCCGGCTTCCACTGCTGGACGTGTAATAATGATACGCTTGACGCGTTTTTCTTTGAGGGCTTTTACCGCAAGTGCTACACCTATATACGTTTTACCTGTTCCTGCAGGACCTACCGCAAAAACCATATCGTTTTTCTTAGTAAGTTCTACCAGTTTGCGTTGGTTGGGAGTTTTAGGACGGATTAATATTCCAGAATTGCCATGAACTAAAATATCATCATGACCCTTACCCATGTCCTCATGACTTTTGTCACTAGTTAATAAACGCTCCATGACATCCTCGTCCATCTTATTGTATCTACCGAAGTGTGTCAACATCATCTGTATGCGTTTATCAAATTCTGCTAATTGCTCTTCATCTCCATAAATTTTCATCGTGCTTCCACGAGCGACTATTTTTAACTTTGGAAAATGTGCTTTTAAGAAAGCGAGATTTTTATTTTTTACTCCAAAAAATTCTATTGGATTTGACTCTGACAGGTCGATGATAAGTTCGTTCAAAAGCGGTAAATTAAGTAAGTAATTAAATGTTTAATTTTATAGTTTTGTCTAACAGTGAAAAACTGTTTGAAATTAGTGAAAAATGATTAATCCATAGAGCTCCTAAAGGATAATTTAACGACTATTTAATTAACAATTTTAAAATCCTTTATGCCCATTATAACCCTTACAACCGATTTTGGCTGGAAAGATCCTTACGTAGGAGCGGTGAAAGGTGCTATATACAAAGAATTAGAAAACGTAAACATCGTTGATATCTCACACGAAGTAACGCCTTTCAACATTGCTGAGGCCGCTTACATTATTAAAAACGCCTACCACTCCTTTCCAGACGGCACCATACATATTATAGGAGTAGATGCAGAACATACTCCTGAGAATATACATATCGCTGTTTTATTAAAAGAGCATTTTTTTATTTGTGCCGATAATGGCGTACTGGCTTTGATCATGAATAAGTTACGTCCAGAAAAACTGGTAGAGATCAACATCCATGATAGAATCTCTTCTAATTTTACCACATTAGATGCTTTTGTAAGTACAGCTTGTCACATAGCTCGCGGTGGAACCCTAGAGGTGATCGGTAAACCTATCACTCGTATTAGAGCCATATCTGGAGTTACTCCTAAAATATCTGAAACTAAAAATATTATTTACGGTCAGGTTATTTACATTGATAATTATGGTAATTCTGTCGCCAATATCAATGAGGAGATTTTTGAACAAATAGGCAAAGGCCGTAAATTTGAGATCTCTGCTCGTAATGAACGATTTAATAAGATTTTCAAACGTTACAGCGATATCATTAACTTTGATGATGATGAGAAAAAACGCGATGTAGATGGAAAAGGTCTGGTTATCTTTAACAGTGCCGGTTACATAGAAATCGCAACTTATAAGTCAAATCCGCTAACGGTAGGAAGCGCGAGTACTTTATTTGGATTGCAAATTAATGCACCAGTAATTATTACATTTAAGGAATCATGATTGTACGAATTGTAAATATGCATTTTAAAGAAACTGCTGTAGGTAAGTTTCAAAATATGTTTGATGCTTATAAGGAACAAATCAGGAATCAGCCTGGATGTAGCTTTTTAGAATTGTATCAAGATAAAGATGACGAGCAACGTTTTTACACCTACAGTTATTGGGAAAATGAAGACGCATTAAATAAATACAGAAATAGTGCGTTGTTTGAAGAAGTATGGCCGCAAACTAAAGCACTTTTTGATCAAAAACCACAAGCCAATTCGGTCGTAAAAATTCACAGCCTTTTATGAAATCGATTTTCCTCAAAGAACTCAACGGATTTTTTGCTAGCCTAACCGGATACTTAGTCATAGGTATTTTCCTTATGATCAGTAGTTTGTTTGTCTTTGTATTTAAAGGCGAGTACAATATTCTAGATTACGGCTTTGCAGACCTAGCGCCTTTCTTTCTGATTATTCCTTGGTTATTTATGTTCTTAATTCCAGCGATTACCATGCGCAGCTTTACCATAGAACGCAACTTAGGAACCTTAGAAATGTTAGTGACTAGACCTATTTCCACTAGAAAATTAGTGGCTGGTAAATATTTGGCTTCCCTAGTTTTAATTGTCATTGCCTTAGTGCCTACATTGGTTTATGTATGGAGCTTAGGACAATTAGGAGAGACGGCAAACAACCTCGATTACGGCAGCACATTTGGTAGTTATCTAGGTGCTATATTACTGGCGATGAGTTATACGGCTATAGGTATTTTTAGTTCCACAGTAACTTCTAATCAGGTGGTCGCTTTTTTACTGGCCGCTGTGCTGTGTTTTATTCTTTATTTTGGCTTTGAAGGACTTTCTAGTTATTTGTCAGACAGTGATTTTCTGGCCTCATTAGGACTTAAATATCACTATGAAAGTATGGCCAGAGGTGTGATCGATACTCGTGATGTGATCTACTTTTTAAGTGTTGCTGTTTTGTTTTTCGCTTTAAGCGAAATTTCACTAAAATCAATCTCCTCAAAACGATAACTATGAAAAAAACCTATACCAGCTTTATCGTGGTCGTCATCGTGTTAATTCTGTTGAACCTGTTATCTAGATCTGTTTACCAGCGTTTTGATCTTACCAAAGACAGCCGTTATACCCTAAGTGAAGAAACAGAAAAAGTGCTGGAACAAGCTTACAAACCTATTATTATAGATGTTTTTCTGGATGGTGAGTTGCCCGGAGAATTCCGTAAACTGAAGTTGGAAACAGGTCAGTTTCTAGAAGAACTAGCAGCGATACATCCTAATTTGAAATATGATTTTATCAATCCCATTGAAGGTGCTTCACAACAAGAAACCGAACAGATTACAGCACAACTAGCCAAAAGCGGCGTAAGAGGAGCTATAGCTACTATTCAAGAAGGAGGGAAAAGTACTAAGGTTACTGTTTTTCCATACGCACTAATTCTTTACGACGGTAAAACTATTGCTGTACCGCTTCTAAAAACTGTAGCTCGCGCAACTGCGGAAGAACGAGTGAATTCCAGTATCCAACAATTAGAATATCAATTTGCTGATGGGTTGCGTAAAGCTTCTCAAAAAAAGACTAAAACGGTAGCTTTCCTAAGAGATAGCGGCACCTTGTCTGATTTAAAAATCGGCGATTTTATTAAAAGTATTCAAGAATATTATAGAGCAGCACCCTTTGGGATCGAATTTGTGATAACTAGTGATTCTATACAACCTCAACAGGTTTTGAAATCTTTGAATAAATTTGACCTTGTGGTGGATCCAAAACCTACAGAAGCTTACAGCGAGACCAAGAAATACATACTGGATCAATACCTTATGCAAGGTGGGAAGTTGCTTCTAGCGATTGACCCTGTAATTATGGAAAACGACAGTCTTTCCAATCAAGAAGCAAAAGCATATCCTGTACCAAGAAAGCTGAATCTAGACGACATGCTCTTTAGGTATGGCTTGCGATTGAACAATGGCCTCGTAAAAGATTTACAACATGCACCTATTGCACTAGCAACGGGTCAAGGCCGCAATACACAATACGAAGCTTATGCCTGGCCCTACTACCCTATTTCTAAGACTTCGTTAGATACAAGTGCAACAGCTCAATTCATTACTAAAAATCTAGAAGATGTCAAGTTTGAATATACAGGAACCATAGACACTTTAAAAAACGGAATTAAAAAAACGATATTACTAAGCACTTCTTCTAAAACCCAAGTGATGACCTTACCCGCTTTAATTTCCTTAGCAGAAATAGGTCAAGAAATCAATCCAGAAACTTATAACCGATCCCATTTACCTCTAGCCGTGCTCGCCGAAGGTTCTTTTACCAGCGCCTATAAAAACCGAGTGAAACCGGTCAACTTGAAAGGAAGCCTAGATCAAGGAAAAAATGCCGCGATAGTACTAATAGCAGATGGTGATGTTCTTAAAAATCAAGTAGACCGAGGAGAAGCTCAAGAACTAGGCTACGACATGAGAACTGGACAATTATACGGCAACAAGGAATTCTTAATGAATACGGTCAACTACCTGCTCGACGACACCAGACTCATCAAGCTGCGCAACAAAGACATCAAAATTCCTTTCCTAGACACTAAAAAAATAATTGACCAGAAATTCAAATGGCAGTTGATCAATGTGGTCCTTCCGTTGCTTTTGGTCGCTGGTTTTGGTTTTGTATTTATGTGGTTAAGAAAAAGGAAGTATGCCGTTTAACATCTCTTAGGCAGCCATACCGTTGCACTATCAAAATAGAAATGGAACGGTTTTGCCTTAATAGAATTACTTCTACTTCAAAAGAGTATAACAGCTCCTCTCCTGTTTTGAAAGCTGTGCAAAGTGAGTGCAACGAGCTTTGGTCAAAAAGGTTGAAAAATGCTGGATATTTTCAAAAAAACTAAAATTAACTCTGCAGCTAGACAAAACTAAAAAATACGTCCCAAATTTACCTGTAATCTAGTAACAATCGAGATGAGTTTACTTCACCAGAATTACTATTTCCTAAAGGGTAGAATTAATTCTACACTTTGGGAAATGCAAGAAATAAAAAAGCTCCTTTCTCCATGAAGAGAAAAGGTTGAAAATGCTGGATATTTTCAAAAAAACTAAAATCAACTCTGCAGCAGCCAGACAAACCTAAAAAATACGTCCCAAATTTACCTGTAATCTAGTAAGAATCGAGATGAGTTTACTTCACCAGAACTACTATTTCCTAAAGGGTAGAATTAATTCTACCCTTTGGGAAATGCAAGAAATAAAAAAGCTCCTTTCTCCATGAAGAGAAAAGGTTGAAAAATGCTGGATATTTTCAAAAAAACTAAAATCAACTCTGCAGCAGCTAGACAAAACTAAAAAATACGTCCCAAATTTACCTGTAATCTAGTAACAATCGAGATGAGTTTACTTCACCAGAACTACTATTTCCTAAAGGGTAGAATTAATTCTACCCTTTGGAAAATGCAAGAAATAAAAAAGCTCCTTTCTCCATGAAGAGAAAAGGTTGAAAAATGCTGGATATTTTCAAAAAAACTAAAATCAACTCTGCAGCAGCTAGACAAAACTAAAAAATACGTCCTAAATTTACCTGTAATCTAGTAAGAATCGAGATGAGTTTACTTGATCAGAACTACTATTTCCTAAAGGGTAGAATTAATTCTACCCTTTGGGAAATGCAAGAAATAAAAAAGCTCCTTTCTCCATGAAGAGAAAGAAGCTTTAATTTTATCAATAGATCTTATAACCTAAACATTAAACAAAAAGTGCATCACATCACCATCCTGTACAATGTATTCTTTACCTTCTACTTTGAGCTTTCCAGCTTCTTTCACTTTCGCTTCAGAGCCAAATTCTACGTAAGTATCGTATTTGATCACCTCTGCACGTATAAATCCTTTTTCAAAGTCGGTATGTATTACTCCAGCAGCTTGTGGTGCTGTAGAACCTACATTAATAGTCCATGCTCTTACTTCTTTTACACCAGCCGTAAAATAGGTTTGCTGATGGAGTAACTGGTAGGCACTACGTATCAATTTTGCACTACCGGGCTCTTCTAGTCCCATGTCTGCGAGAAATTCTTTACGTTCTTCAAAGTCTTCTAATTCGGTAATGTCAGCTTCTGTTCCTACAGCAAGCACAAGAACCTCCGCATTTTCATCTTTTACAGCATCTCTAACAAGATCTACATACTTATTTCCAGAAACAGCAGACTCGTCATCTACGTTACATAGGTACATCACTGGTTTATCAGTGATAAATTGTAAAGGCTTTACAAACTCTGCTCTTACCTCATCGCTCAATTCTACCGCACGTACAGAAATACCAGCTTCTAAGGCAGCTTTAATTTTTACTAAAGCTTCTTCTTCTTTAATAGCTTCTTTATTACCAGTTCTGGCAGCTCTTTTTACTTTTTCCAGTTTTTTATCTACGGTTTCTAGATCTTTTAATTGCAATTCTATATCGATGGTTTCTTTATCACGTATAGGGTCTACATGACCATCTACATGGATAATGTTGTCATTATCAAAACAACGCAACACATGAATAATTGCATCTGTCTCCCGTATGTTCCCAAGAAACTGATTTCCCAATCCTTCTCCTTTACTCGCTCCTTTTACAAGACCTGCTATATCTACGATCTCTACCGTTGCTGGCATCACACGTTCTGGATTAACCAGTTCTTCTAATTTCTTAAGACGTGCATCTGGCACGTTTACTACTCCTACATTGGGTTCTATGGTACAAAACGGAAAGTTGGCACTTTGGGCTTTGGCATTTGATAAACAGTTAAAAAGAGTTGATTTACCTACATTAGGTAGTCCTACGATTCCAGCTTTCATGTGTAAAATTGTTTGTTATTATTCCGCTTTCTTTTTGTCAAAA of Nonlabens sp. Ci31 contains these proteins:
- a CDS encoding GLPGLI family protein, whose translation is MKSIIFLVSVVASLFLFPSQLEVQEFQGQAVYISKTRMDLGTWGARMSEEQKKQMQSRLKNRLEKTYVLNFNKEESVFDEKEKLDAMSGATDSWGNNFAAGEQYKNVKKNELVQSQEFYGKQFLVKDKLAAIDWKLGSETKQIGKYMCFKATAIIPNTELTWYSFSWSEITNNNEESEEKPAATEGDSVTTETIEIEEIPSTKVEAWYTLQIPVGHGPAEYWGLPGLILEVSAGDTTMLCTKIVMNPKEKIEIEAPDNGKEITKVSYKETIVGKMMEMRNNRGRRRG
- a CDS encoding PhoH family protein; protein product: MNELIIDLSESNPIEFFGVKNKNLAFLKAHFPKLKIVARGSTMKIYGDEEQLAEFDKRIQMMLTHFGRYNKMDEDVMERLLTSDKSHEDMGKGHDDILVHGNSGILIRPKTPNQRKLVELTKKNDMVFAVGPAGTGKTYIGVALAVKALKEKRVKRIIITRPAVEAGENLGFLPGDLKEKLDPYMQPIYDALRDMIPAERLTTYIEKGTIQIAPLAFMRGRTLDHAYVILDESQNTTHAQMKMFLTRMGKDAKFFITGDPGQIDLPRRVTSGLKEALLILKNVNGVGMMYLDDSDVVRHRLVKKVIEAYKDIENRN
- a CDS encoding S-adenosyl-l-methionine hydroxide adenosyltransferase family protein, whose protein sequence is MPIITLTTDFGWKDPYVGAVKGAIYKELENVNIVDISHEVTPFNIAEAAYIIKNAYHSFPDGTIHIIGVDAEHTPENIHIAVLLKEHFFICADNGVLALIMNKLRPEKLVEINIHDRISSNFTTLDAFVSTACHIARGGTLEVIGKPITRIRAISGVTPKISETKNIIYGQVIYIDNYGNSVANINEEIFEQIGKGRKFEISARNERFNKIFKRYSDIINFDDDEKKRDVDGKGLVIFNSAGYIEIATYKSNPLTVGSASTLFGLQINAPVIITFKES
- a CDS encoding putative quinol monooxygenase, which produces MIVRIVNMHFKETAVGKFQNMFDAYKEQIRNQPGCSFLELYQDKDDEQRFYTYSYWENEDALNKYRNSALFEEVWPQTKALFDQKPQANSVVKIHSLL
- the gldF gene encoding gliding motility-associated ABC transporter permease subunit GldF; translated protein: MKSIFLKELNGFFASLTGYLVIGIFLMISSLFVFVFKGEYNILDYGFADLAPFFLIIPWLFMFLIPAITMRSFTIERNLGTLEMLVTRPISTRKLVAGKYLASLVLIVIALVPTLVYVWSLGQLGETANNLDYGSTFGSYLGAILLAMSYTAIGIFSSTVTSNQVVAFLLAAVLCFILYFGFEGLSSYLSDSDFLASLGLKYHYESMARGVIDTRDVIYFLSVAVLFFALSEISLKSISSKR
- the gldG gene encoding gliding motility-associated ABC transporter substrate-binding protein GldG — its product is MKKTYTSFIVVVIVLILLNLLSRSVYQRFDLTKDSRYTLSEETEKVLEQAYKPIIIDVFLDGELPGEFRKLKLETGQFLEELAAIHPNLKYDFINPIEGASQQETEQITAQLAKSGVRGAIATIQEGGKSTKVTVFPYALILYDGKTIAVPLLKTVARATAEERVNSSIQQLEYQFADGLRKASQKKTKTVAFLRDSGTLSDLKIGDFIKSIQEYYRAAPFGIEFVITSDSIQPQQVLKSLNKFDLVVDPKPTEAYSETKKYILDQYLMQGGKLLLAIDPVIMENDSLSNQEAKAYPVPRKLNLDDMLFRYGLRLNNGLVKDLQHAPIALATGQGRNTQYEAYAWPYYPISKTSLDTSATAQFITKNLEDVKFEYTGTIDTLKNGIKKTILLSTSSKTQVMTLPALISLAEIGQEINPETYNRSHLPLAVLAEGSFTSAYKNRVKPVNLKGSLDQGKNAAIVLIADGDVLKNQVDRGEAQELGYDMRTGQLYGNKEFLMNTVNYLLDDTRLIKLRNKDIKIPFLDTKKIIDQKFKWQLINVVLPLLLVAGFGFVFMWLRKRKYAV
- the ychF gene encoding redox-regulated ATPase YchF; translation: MKAGIVGLPNVGKSTLFNCLSNAKAQSANFPFCTIEPNVGVVNVPDARLKKLEELVNPERVMPATVEIVDIAGLVKGASKGEGLGNQFLGNIRETDAIIHVLRCFDNDNIIHVDGHVDPIRDKETIDIELQLKDLETVDKKLEKVKRAARTGNKEAIKEEEALVKIKAALEAGISVRAVELSDEVRAEFVKPLQFITDKPVMYLCNVDDESAVSGNKYVDLVRDAVKDENAEVLVLAVGTEADITELEDFEERKEFLADMGLEEPGSAKLIRSAYQLLHQQTYFTAGVKEVRAWTINVGSTAPQAAGVIHTDFEKGFIRAEVIKYDTYVEFGSEAKVKEAGKLKVEGKEYIVQDGDVMHFLFNV